One window of the Salvia miltiorrhiza cultivar Shanhuang (shh) chromosome 6, IMPLAD_Smil_shh, whole genome shotgun sequence genome contains the following:
- the LOC130990836 gene encoding uncharacterized protein LOC130990836 codes for MPVEIFDIWGMDFMGPLPSSKENQYILLAVDYVSKWMEAKASTTNDSKVVASFLKSNIFSRFDMLKAIISDQGTHFCNATIEKLFKKYEVTHKVTTAYHPQGNGQSELSNRIINTILRKAVGPTGKDWCMRLDDALWAYCTALKTPMRISPYRIIFGKMCPSFSETGAQGQERKLQLQELEEIRREAYDNAALYKERLKRAYDQLIKVKTFENGQKVLLYQSRFKLMSGKLSSKWIGPYEVQAQYPNGAVEIKDFKFGSIFKMNG; via the exons ATGCCCGTAGAGATATTTGACATATGGGGCATGGATTTCATGGGGCCTTTGCCCTCATCAAAAGAAAATCAGTACATCTTATTGGCTGTGGATTACGTATCCAAATGGATGGAAGCAAAAGCATCGACAACCAATGATTCGAAAGTGGTGGCTTCCTTCTTGAAGTCTAATATCTTTAGCAGGTTCGACATGCTCAAAGCGATCATCAGTGATCAAGGGACACACTTTTGCAATGCAACCATTGAGAAGCTGTTCAAAAAGTATGAGGTTACTCACAAAGTAACCACTGCATATCATCCACAAGGAAATGGACAATCGGAGCTCTCCAATAGAATCATAAATACTATCTTGAGAAAGGCAGTTGGACCAACTGGCAAAGATTGGTGTATGCGTCTTGACGATGCATTATGGGCATACTGCACAGCTTTGAAGACACCTATGAGAATTTCTCCTTATCGGATCATTTTTGGCAAGATGTGCCCATCTTTCAGTGAAACtggagcacaag GGCAAGAAAGGAAACTCCAATTGCAGGAGTTAGAGGAGATAAGACGTGAAGCCTATGACAATGCTGCTCTTTACAAAGAGAGACTGAAGAGAGCGTATGATCAGCTCATCAAGGTCAAGACGTTTGAAAATGGGCAGAAGGTTCTACTTTACCAATCGAGGTTCAAACTCATGTCCGGAAAGCTTTCAAGCAAATGGATTGGGCCTTACGAAGTGCAAGCTCAATATCCAAATGGAGCAGTGGAGATCAAGGATTTCAAATTCGGTAGCATTTTTAAGATGAATGGTTAA